The genomic window CATGAAGCTCATGCAGGAGCTTTCAGGAGACGGGAAGAAGAAAGCCAAAACCTCCGACCCGAAGATCGCCGTCATCTACGCCACCGGGGTCATCCAGTCGGGGAAGTCCTCCCCCGGCTCGATCCTGGGCGAGGCCGTGATGGGCTCCGACACCATCATCGAGCAGATCCAGAAGGCCGAGGAGGATGATTCGGTCAAGGCCATCGTCCTCCGCGTCGATTCTCCCGGCGGCAGCGCCCTGGCCAGCGACCTGATGTGGCGCGCGATCGTCGAGGCCAAGAAACCGATCGTCGCCAGCATGTCCGACACCGCCGCCTCCGGCGGCTACTACATCAGCATGGGCTGCGACGCCATCTTCGCCGAGCCGGGCACCCTGACCGGATCCATCGGCGTCGTCGGCGGCAAGTTCGCCCTGGGAGGCCTTTTGGAAAAGGTCGGCGTCTCGACCGACACCGTCACCGTCGGCAAGAACGGCGGCCTCTTCTCCCCCTTCTCCCGCTTCAGCCCCGAGCAGGAAAAGGCCGTCCGGGCGATGATGGAGGACACCTACCGCCAGTTCGTCTCCAAGGCCGCCGACGGCCGAGACACCGAGTACGACGCCCTCAACAAGCTCGCCGGCGGCCGCATCTACTCGGGTCGACGCGCCAAGGACCTCGGCCTCGTCGATGAGCTGGGCACCCTCGACGACGCCATCGCCCACGCCAGGAAACTGGCCAATCTTGACCCCGACCAGAAGGTCGAACGCCTCGCCCTGCCCGAGCCGAAATCCATCTTCGAGTCCCTCTCCGAGAGTCTCGACGGCCTCGGCATCCAGAGCCCTCAGATCGGCCTCGAATCCGCCCTCCCCGAGCCGATCCGCGGCATGGCCGTCCGCGCCGAGCAGTTCCGCCGCCTCGTCGAACGCGAGCCGGCCGTCTTGATTCTCCCGTTCGAGGTCCGCATCCGATGACCTTCGTCTCGGGACGACCTCGCTGTTGCCAGGTCGTCCCGAGGTACACTCCGACCATCGTTTTTTCCGCGTGCAACCGCCGGATGTTGGATCAGTCAGACGTCCGAGGCGATTTGGAATCCTGAGAGTCCTCGGGCGGTGCAGATGGCTCCTTCATGCTGGAGTCCGGTATGGAGGAGACCGACGGTTGATCGGGACCATTCTGGTTCGAAGCCTCGTAATCCCCCCTCCGTGTTCCATCCGGTTCGTCAAGCTTCGCGCCGACCTGCAACTCGGCGGCCTCGCTCCGATCAGGGTCTTCGGGCGGAGGCGATTTCGGCTCGGCCGAGGCTTCCGAAAAGCCCAGCCAGTACCAGACCGGCATCAGGCCGAACCCCATCACCAGGCAAAATCCGATCCAGGTCGGGCGATGGGGCCACCAGAACGGCGGCGGACTCCCGCAGATCAACGAGCCGATGCCCACGAGCATCG from Tautonia rosea includes these protein-coding regions:
- the sppA gene encoding signal peptide peptidase SppA; translation: MNLARFAWILAVLLPISFEAARADQDTQDTKTDAAQPAAPPKPAKVVDFTLKGSLGEAPSPLGLDGSPLETNLSTLLDRMAKAAADDEVKGLILRFRDLGVGPGKAHELRRAIAEFRKSEKPIVAFLESAGNADYWVASAADRIIMPESGSLMISGLSAEVTFYKGLFDKLGVQPDYLQVGEYKGAAEPYTRTEMSPEFRQELTEVLTDEFDLLIQAIAEGRGLEPDAVRDLINNGPYTASKAREVGLIDDLAYPDQVEASLAEKLGVEKLDLLTKYGQPEPEDYSGLSGFMKLMQELSGDGKKKAKTSDPKIAVIYATGVIQSGKSSPGSILGEAVMGSDTIIEQIQKAEEDDSVKAIVLRVDSPGGSALASDLMWRAIVEAKKPIVASMSDTAASGGYYISMGCDAIFAEPGTLTGSIGVVGGKFALGGLLEKVGVSTDTVTVGKNGGLFSPFSRFSPEQEKAVRAMMEDTYRQFVSKAADGRDTEYDALNKLAGGRIYSGRRAKDLGLVDELGTLDDAIAHARKLANLDPDQKVERLALPEPKSIFESLSESLDGLGIQSPQIGLESALPEPIRGMAVRAEQFRRLVEREPAVLILPFEVRIR